A stretch of [Clostridium] innocuum DNA encodes these proteins:
- a CDS encoding aspartyl beta-hydroxylase, with amino-acid sequence MNTISEDIKKIMLAGIGAVATTAEKSKDVIDALVKKGELTVEQGKILNEELKHDLREKLRTPADTESIRKDLEKVSRDDLAMLKAHIEELEKGMENEQSE; translated from the coding sequence ATGAATACCATCAGTGAGGATATTAAGAAAATCATGCTGGCAGGCATTGGTGCCGTTGCCACTACAGCAGAAAAATCAAAGGACGTAATTGATGCTCTTGTGAAAAAAGGTGAATTAACAGTTGAACAGGGTAAAATTCTGAATGAGGAGCTGAAGCATGACCTTCGGGAAAAGCTGAGAACTCCGGCTGATACGGAAAGCATCCGCAAGGATTTGGAAAAGGTCAGCAGGGACGACCTTGCAATGCTGAAGGCCCATATTGAAGAACTCGAAAAAGGCATGGAGAATGAGCAATCCGAATGA
- the mreC gene encoding rod shape-determining protein MreC: protein MSKLNRFQKIILGVIAFFVMIGILLRSMSGSVTSNIGYDVVTMLKYALIDYPTETVKNLFSDFANLWSVNEENDRLRYELSKNPSYKAKYVNEKQKNAELEEALGIKTSDDTYKRTWAKVILRDQATWNNEITIDKGSKEGIKAGMAVESTNGMVGKIKSVSAHTSVVKLLTSEDKLNSASIKILLDEKKSSLGVLQSYDVKRGCYIVLLFDDSSEIKKGMQVVTSGKGGGYPSGLLIGTVDSVQALSNQTGQTIYVRPIDDFQTFSVVSVIVEKGDE from the coding sequence ATGTCAAAATTGAATCGTTTTCAAAAAATAATCTTAGGCGTTATCGCGTTCTTTGTGATGATAGGTATCCTTTTAAGGAGTATGAGCGGCTCTGTAACAAGCAATATCGGCTATGATGTAGTCACGATGCTGAAATATGCACTGATTGATTATCCGACAGAAACCGTAAAAAATCTGTTCAGTGATTTTGCAAACCTATGGAGCGTGAATGAGGAAAATGACCGGCTGCGCTATGAGCTGAGCAAAAATCCTTCCTACAAGGCAAAGTATGTCAATGAGAAACAAAAAAATGCAGAGCTTGAGGAAGCATTGGGCATCAAAACGAGTGATGATACATATAAACGGACATGGGCGAAGGTTATTCTGCGTGATCAGGCTACCTGGAACAATGAGATTACCATTGATAAGGGCAGCAAGGAAGGCATTAAGGCCGGTATGGCAGTAGAAAGTACGAATGGCATGGTTGGAAAGATCAAGAGTGTTTCCGCTCATACCAGCGTTGTCAAGCTGCTGACCAGTGAAGATAAGCTGAATTCAGCATCCATTAAGATTCTGCTGGATGAAAAGAAAAGCTCTCTGGGTGTTTTGCAGAGCTATGATGTCAAGCGCGGCTGCTATATCGTTTTGCTGTTTGATGACAGCAGTGAAATCAAAAAGGGAATGCAGGTCGTCACAAGCGGCAAGGGCGGCGGCTATCCAAGCGGACTGCTGATCGGCACCGTGGACAGTGTGCAGGCGCTCTCCAATCAGACCGGACAGACCATCTATGTTCGGCCAATTGATGATTTTCAGACGTTCTCAGTTGTTAGTGTCATCGTTGAAAAGGGAGATGAGTAG
- a CDS encoding JAB domain-containing protein, producing the protein MKVKELNKEERPREKALQHGIAALSNRELLALVLRSGTRSMSALELADEVLRHWSSMGDLGKANMQELMGLSGIKEAKAISLLAAFELGRRIAFDEVLHAPGIHHPQDILEWVNQQIGFEQQEHFLVLFLNQKNQLISSRVMFVGTLTNASVHPREIFREAMQLGCAKILCVHNHPSGDPQPSSADISLTRSIEECGVMTAIPLMDHIIVSRNTYFSFAQKGLLQPGLS; encoded by the coding sequence ATGAAAGTAAAGGAATTAAACAAGGAGGAGCGTCCAAGAGAAAAGGCGCTGCAGCACGGAATAGCGGCGCTTTCCAATCGGGAGCTGCTGGCTCTGGTATTACGCAGCGGCACGCGTTCCATGTCCGCACTGGAGCTGGCAGATGAGGTGCTGAGGCACTGGAGCTCCATGGGGGATTTGGGAAAGGCGAATATGCAGGAGCTGATGGGACTGTCGGGAATCAAGGAGGCGAAAGCCATTTCTCTTCTGGCGGCATTTGAGCTGGGACGCAGAATCGCCTTTGATGAGGTGCTGCATGCACCGGGCATCCATCATCCGCAGGATATTCTGGAATGGGTCAATCAGCAGATCGGCTTTGAACAGCAGGAGCATTTTCTCGTATTGTTCCTCAATCAGAAAAATCAGCTGATCAGCAGCCGCGTGATGTTTGTCGGCACCCTGACCAATGCGAGTGTGCATCCCAGGGAAATCTTTCGGGAAGCGATGCAGCTTGGCTGTGCGAAAATCCTATGTGTCCACAACCATCCGTCCGGTGATCCGCAGCCATCCTCGGCGGATATCTCTTTGACCAGAAGTATTGAGGAGTGCGGCGTCATGACGGCGATTCCACTGATGGATCATATTATTGTCAGCCGCAATACATATTTCAGCTTCGCACAGAAGGGACTGCTGCAGCCGGGACTTTCCTAA
- a CDS encoding DegV family protein has product MKKIALMCDSSADITKEEAVKLGIHVLRMPITINGKEFIEEETISDQDIIEALGQNKSVKTAQPIIGTMTRMWDELLESYDEIFYIPLTKALSGTCRVAMGIAEQSPYQNRVFVLNSDFVCYPVVHMLLTARDMFEKGYTCVQAKEKIEQEGELFAILIPETLTALKNGGRISPAAAALAGLLKIQPLLKVEHGAIDLVDKVRTLKKAYKEGIEVVLKDIDPKEYDWMIIDAYNRKVSDELKAALEEACGQPVEQRIFKSVIMSHTGPGTIGFGRIKKIRY; this is encoded by the coding sequence ATGAAAAAAATAGCGTTGATGTGTGATTCCAGCGCAGATATTACCAAAGAAGAGGCTGTAAAGCTTGGGATACATGTTTTACGGATGCCCATTACCATAAATGGAAAAGAATTTATCGAGGAAGAAACAATTTCCGATCAGGATATTATCGAGGCACTTGGTCAGAATAAGAGTGTTAAAACGGCACAGCCGATCATCGGTACGATGACCCGTATGTGGGATGAACTGCTGGAAAGCTACGATGAAATATTTTACATACCGCTGACAAAGGCCTTATCCGGCACCTGCCGTGTTGCGATGGGGATAGCGGAACAATCACCGTATCAAAATCGCGTGTTTGTTTTGAATTCTGATTTCGTGTGTTATCCGGTTGTTCATATGCTGTTAACCGCTCGCGATATGTTTGAAAAAGGATATACGTGTGTACAGGCAAAGGAAAAGATTGAGCAGGAGGGTGAGCTGTTTGCTATTCTGATTCCGGAAACTCTGACCGCATTAAAAAACGGCGGACGCATTTCGCCTGCTGCCGCAGCGCTGGCAGGATTATTGAAGATACAGCCATTGCTGAAGGTGGAGCATGGGGCGATTGATCTGGTTGACAAGGTGCGAACCCTGAAAAAAGCTTATAAAGAGGGGATCGAGGTTGTTTTAAAGGATATCGATCCAAAGGAATATGACTGGATGATCATTGATGCCTATAATCGAAAGGTCAGTGATGAGCTGAAGGCAGCATTGGAGGAGGCGTGCGGACAACCGGTTGAACAGCGGATTTTCAAGTCTGTCATCATGTCACATACTGGACCGGGAACCATCGGCTTTGGAAGAATTAAGAAAATTCGTTATTAG
- a CDS encoding SPOR domain-containing protein, whose product MHVENKRLIMLFGILFSVVFCLMYYVLFSFTLGKANDDKRTLYMNQVGLYEKAQSVQDMQEKLEKEGLKSYTMKQDKLTAVVCGVSSDEKESQQVQQKLKALKYSYIPKDVTVENSDVVKLIDEQAYDKALERIGK is encoded by the coding sequence ATGCATGTGGAAAATAAACGGCTGATTATGCTGTTCGGTATTCTGTTTTCCGTGGTATTCTGTCTGATGTATTATGTGCTGTTTTCCTTTACGCTGGGAAAAGCGAATGATGATAAGCGAACGCTGTATATGAATCAGGTGGGATTATATGAAAAGGCACAGAGTGTGCAGGATATGCAGGAAAAGCTGGAAAAGGAAGGTCTGAAAAGCTATACGATGAAGCAGGATAAGCTGACGGCTGTCGTCTGCGGTGTAAGCAGTGATGAAAAGGAAAGTCAGCAGGTTCAGCAGAAGCTGAAAGCGTTGAAATACAGCTACATTCCGAAAGATGTTACCGTAGAGAATTCCGATGTGGTCAAACTAATTGATGAGCAGGCATATGACAAGGCACTGGAAAGGATTGGAAAATGA
- a CDS encoding rod shape-determining protein MreD, translated as MAHIVFVIICFLIDEILTVIFPNSYLINDLLFIPNLGFCAMVLTIRKFSFLDSCLFAFGCGMIYDFCFANTFLLYAIIYTVIACLLQLWSKHMTETLIESLVLCIVTIFVKDLLIYCYMNFQRITSMSLMLWAERYELMTLLANAILVMVIVFLIRIKDDYLEMKALRIRKGEKVEWFRLKSKE; from the coding sequence ATGGCGCATATCGTCTTTGTCATCATCTGCTTTCTGATCGATGAAATACTTACCGTGATTTTTCCCAACAGCTATCTGATTAACGATCTGCTGTTCATACCGAATCTTGGCTTCTGTGCCATGGTGCTGACAATTCGTAAATTCAGTTTTCTGGATTCCTGCCTGTTCGCTTTTGGCTGCGGTATGATTTACGATTTCTGTTTTGCGAACACGTTTCTGCTCTATGCGATTATTTATACCGTCATAGCGTGTCTGCTGCAGCTGTGGAGCAAGCATATGACGGAGACGCTGATTGAATCGCTGGTTCTCTGTATTGTGACAATTTTCGTCAAGGATCTTCTGATATACTGCTATATGAACTTTCAAAGAATTACCAGTATGTCGCTGATGCTGTGGGCGGAGCGTTATGAGCTAATGACCTTGCTCGCTAATGCGATTCTTGTCATGGTTATTGTATTCCTCATTCGTATCAAGGACGACTATCTGGAAATGAAAGCACTCCGTATACGAAAAGGGGAGAAGGTCGAATGGTTCAGATTAAAATCAAAGGAATAA